A region from the Mycolicibacterium litorale genome encodes:
- a CDS encoding carboxymuconolactone decarboxylase family protein, with product MTQTLEPSTTGRIKMFKAAPELYGAMMTLSEASARDVDPTIGELIKIRASQINRCAFCLDMHTHDARRHGETEQRLALVAAWEEAGDLFTERERAALALAEAITEVAERGPVSDEVYQRAAEVFSERELAQVIAMTVTINAWNRINLAAPQPIPRR from the coding sequence ATGACACAGACACTGGAACCCTCGACCACCGGCCGCATCAAGATGTTCAAGGCGGCCCCGGAACTCTACGGCGCGATGATGACGCTGTCGGAGGCGTCCGCCAGGGACGTCGACCCGACCATCGGCGAGCTGATCAAGATCCGCGCCTCGCAGATCAACCGCTGCGCCTTCTGCCTCGACATGCACACCCACGATGCGCGCAGACACGGCGAGACCGAACAGCGGTTGGCCTTGGTCGCCGCATGGGAGGAGGCCGGGGACCTGTTCACCGAGCGTGAGCGCGCCGCGCTGGCGCTGGCCGAGGCCATCACCGAGGTCGCCGAGCGCGGACCCGTCAGCGACGAGGTGTATCAGCGGGCGGCGGAGGTGTTCAGCGAGCGCGAGCTCGCACAGGTCATCGCGATGACGGTGACGATCAACGCCTGGAACCGGATCAACCTGGCCGCACCGCAGCCCATTCCGCGCCGCTGA
- a CDS encoding LppA family lipoprotein → MTGRCARWTAVPLAALLLAACGGGGSDYESPILGQEVPMIDIAQLPDIEQTRAQMVDLVDRVRAEVERLVPETAPWTQSYEETRENCTQQGTEQQGAALYLAKWTSPLSMTDPQWGLVFPAVRQLAADAGLATVTAMADASRNHDVRFSSDDGRTLVFGSKEASLLTGNIACRRPAGGAQ, encoded by the coding sequence ATGACGGGTCGGTGCGCGCGCTGGACCGCGGTCCCGCTGGCCGCACTGCTGTTGGCGGCATGCGGCGGCGGTGGGAGCGACTACGAATCCCCGATACTCGGCCAGGAGGTTCCGATGATCGACATCGCCCAGCTGCCGGATATCGAACAGACGCGGGCTCAGATGGTCGACCTCGTCGACCGGGTGCGTGCGGAGGTCGAACGGCTCGTCCCCGAGACCGCACCGTGGACGCAGTCCTACGAGGAGACCCGCGAGAACTGCACCCAGCAGGGGACCGAGCAGCAGGGCGCGGCGCTCTACCTCGCCAAGTGGACGTCGCCGCTCTCCATGACCGACCCGCAGTGGGGCCTGGTGTTTCCCGCGGTGCGGCAGTTGGCCGCCGACGCCGGGCTGGCCACGGTCACCGCGATGGCCGATGCCAGCCGCAACCACGACGTGCGGTTCAGCAGCGACGACGGCCGGACGCTCGTGTTCGGCTCGAAAGAGGCCTCGTTGCTCACCGGCAACATCGCCTGCCGCAGGCCCGCGGGAGGCGCACAGTGA
- a CDS encoding FAD-binding oxidoreductase: MFQTTTRRLTGWARTAPTVAQVLSTPDPEEIAKAVARVADDPQRGIIARGLGRSYGDNAQNGGGLVVDMTALNRIHTMDSDSHLVDVDAGVNLDQLMRAALPLGLWVPVLPGTRQVTVGGAIACDIHGKNHHSAGSFGNHVRSMDLLTADGTVRTLKPRGKDAELFWATVGGNGLTGIILRATIAMTPTETAYFIADGDVTADLDETIAIHSDGSEANYAYSSAWFDAISPPPKLGRAAISRGSLATLDQLPKKLQRNPLKFDAPQLLTFPDVFPNGLANKWTFGPIGELWYRKSGTYRGKVQNLTQFYHPLDMFGEWNRAYGSNGFLQYQFVVPTEAVDEFKAILVDIQRSGHYSFLNVFKLFGPGNKAPLSFPIPGWNVCVDFPIKPGLGEFVSGLDHRVLQFGGRLYTAKDSRTTAETFHAMYPRIDEWIAVRRRVDPDGVFASDMARRLELL; encoded by the coding sequence ATGTTTCAGACCACGACCCGGCGGCTCACCGGATGGGCCCGCACCGCGCCCACCGTGGCCCAGGTGCTGTCGACGCCCGACCCCGAGGAGATCGCCAAGGCGGTCGCGCGGGTCGCCGACGATCCGCAACGCGGGATCATCGCCCGCGGGCTGGGCCGGTCCTACGGGGACAACGCGCAGAACGGCGGCGGCCTGGTCGTCGACATGACGGCGCTCAACCGCATCCACACGATGGACAGCGACAGCCACCTCGTCGACGTCGACGCCGGAGTGAACCTCGACCAGCTGATGCGGGCGGCGTTGCCGCTCGGGCTGTGGGTTCCCGTGCTGCCCGGCACCCGCCAGGTCACCGTCGGCGGCGCGATCGCCTGCGACATCCACGGCAAGAACCACCACAGCGCGGGCAGCTTCGGCAACCACGTCCGTTCGATGGACCTGCTCACCGCCGACGGCACCGTGCGCACCCTCAAACCACGCGGCAAGGACGCCGAGCTGTTCTGGGCGACCGTCGGCGGCAACGGCCTGACCGGGATCATCCTGCGCGCGACCATCGCGATGACGCCGACGGAGACGGCGTACTTCATCGCCGACGGTGACGTGACCGCCGATCTCGACGAGACCATCGCTATCCACAGCGACGGCAGCGAGGCGAACTACGCCTACTCCAGCGCCTGGTTCGACGCGATCAGCCCGCCGCCGAAACTCGGCCGCGCCGCCATCTCCCGCGGATCGCTGGCCACGCTGGACCAGCTACCCAAGAAGCTGCAGCGCAATCCGCTGAAATTCGACGCGCCGCAACTGCTGACGTTCCCCGACGTGTTCCCCAACGGGTTGGCGAACAAGTGGACGTTCGGCCCGATCGGCGAACTGTGGTACCGCAAGTCGGGCACCTACCGCGGCAAGGTGCAGAACCTGACGCAGTTCTATCACCCGCTCGACATGTTCGGGGAGTGGAACCGCGCCTACGGCAGCAACGGGTTCCTGCAGTACCAGTTCGTGGTGCCGACCGAGGCGGTCGACGAGTTCAAGGCCATCCTCGTCGACATCCAGCGGTCCGGGCACTACTCGTTCCTCAACGTGTTCAAGCTCTTCGGGCCGGGAAACAAAGCGCCGCTGAGTTTCCCGATCCCCGGCTGGAACGTCTGCGTCGACTTCCCGATCAAACCGGGACTCGGCGAGTTCGTCAGCGGGCTCGACCACCGGGTGCTGCAGTTCGGCGGCCGGCTCTACACCGCCAAGGACTCCCGCACCACCGCCGAAACCTTCCACGCCATGTATCCGCGCATCGACGAGTGGATCGCCGTGCGCCGCCGGGTCGATCCCGACGGGGTGTTCGCCTCGGACATGGCCCGACGTTTGGAGCTGCTCTAG
- a CDS encoding alpha/beta hydrolase — MVGEASALRSEIQNQLGLAGRGGEPVSTIAWLGYEPPANDDISVLEAGFDRRANEAAPDLADFYRGVNATNVHGSEVNLSAFGHSYGSLTTAQALHELGRRARSTTPRSMGRPVSASPTR; from the coding sequence ATGGTCGGGGAGGCGTCCGCGCTGCGCAGTGAGATCCAGAACCAGCTGGGCCTGGCGGGCAGGGGCGGTGAGCCGGTGTCGACGATCGCCTGGCTCGGTTACGAGCCGCCGGCCAACGACGACATCTCGGTCCTCGAGGCGGGGTTCGACCGCCGCGCGAACGAGGCCGCACCGGATCTGGCCGACTTCTACCGCGGGGTCAACGCCACCAACGTGCACGGCTCGGAGGTCAACCTCTCGGCGTTCGGGCACTCCTACGGCTCCCTGACCACCGCGCAGGCACTGCACGAACTCGGGAGACGGGCGAGGTCGACAACGCCGCGTTCTATGGGTCGCCCGGTCTCGGCTTCACCGACCAGATGA
- a CDS encoding phosphotransferase family protein, translating into MQTRSGAEITFDGDVVVKLHRAGTDPRALRTRLRAAGAAPGILLAPLTTVPERAGPRWRSRWPRVETVAPQPDQLPWAEAGTLLARLHAQPVGMRLGHAWPARLRRAVDQLRTAGPQAQPVRRAAAALPPAVWRAGSADRPRTLVHGDFHLGQLGRRAGGPWVLIDVDDLGVGDPAWDLARPAGFWAAGHIPDQDWAAFLDAYRRAGGAALAASSADPWPVLEPFARAAVVAAAAHHPADELLAEACARMA; encoded by the coding sequence GTGCAGACCCGGTCCGGTGCGGAGATCACCTTCGACGGTGACGTCGTCGTGAAACTGCACCGGGCCGGCACCGATCCGCGGGCGCTGCGCACGCGGCTGCGGGCGGCCGGCGCAGCACCCGGCATCCTGCTCGCACCGCTGACGACGGTGCCGGAGCGGGCCGGCCCGCGGTGGCGCAGCCGCTGGCCGCGAGTGGAAACCGTTGCACCGCAGCCAGATCAGCTGCCCTGGGCGGAGGCCGGGACGCTGCTCGCGCGGTTGCACGCCCAGCCTGTCGGCATGCGGCTGGGCCACGCCTGGCCGGCCCGGCTACGGCGCGCCGTCGACCAGCTGCGCACCGCGGGCCCGCAGGCGCAACCGGTGCGGCGGGCGGCCGCGGCGCTGCCGCCCGCGGTGTGGCGGGCCGGTTCGGCCGACCGGCCCCGCACGCTCGTCCACGGCGACTTCCACCTCGGCCAGCTCGGGCGGCGCGCGGGCGGGCCGTGGGTGCTCATCGACGTCGACGACCTCGGGGTCGGCGACCCGGCGTGGGACCTCGCGCGGCCCGCGGGGTTCTGGGCGGCCGGGCACATCCCGGACCAGGATTGGGCGGCGTTCCTCGACGCGTACCGGCGGGCCGGCGGTGCGGCGCTCGCCGCGTCGTCCGCCGACCCGTGGCCGGTGCTCGAACCGTTCGCCAGGGCGGCGGTGGTGGCCGCGGCCGCCCACCACCCCGCCGACGAACTACTGGCTGAGGCCTGCGCCAGGATGGCCTAG
- a CDS encoding PLP-dependent aminotransferase family protein, with protein MTSWANPGARDLHLDLRDVVRPGARGVRELLVDALREAVRSGRLTAGTMLPPSRTLAADLGIARNTVAEAYADLVAEGWLASRQGAGTWVLNTGARTDPPRPRGVRTTARHNLMPGSPDVSEFPRAAWLASARRALTDAPNDALWMGDPRGRPELREALAGYLGRVRGVRTSPETVVICAGVRHAIELLTRVLGPAHPIAVEAYGLFLFRDAISALGSSTVPIGLDDDGAVVADLDRYDASAVLLTPAHHNPHGMPLHPARRTAAVEWAARRGAYVLEDDYDGEFRYDRQPVGAMQPLAPDRVVYLGSASKSLAPALRLGWMALPDDLVEPVVAAAGGNQFFVDSLAQLTMADFVTSGRYDRHIRRMRMRYRRRRDRLVEALAPLGVGVRGLSAGLNLLLTLPDGAEREVLQRAGGAGIALTGLSVMRHPAAGPDVADPDGVIVGFGAPAEHAFAGAVDALCGVLEATLR; from the coding sequence GTGACTTCGTGGGCCAATCCGGGTGCCCGGGATCTGCACCTCGACCTGCGCGACGTCGTCCGGCCGGGCGCCCGCGGAGTGCGCGAGCTGCTGGTCGACGCGCTGCGTGAGGCGGTGCGCTCGGGCCGGCTCACGGCCGGGACCATGTTGCCGCCGTCGCGCACGCTCGCCGCCGACCTCGGCATCGCGCGCAACACTGTGGCCGAGGCCTACGCCGACCTGGTCGCCGAGGGCTGGCTGGCGTCGCGCCAAGGTGCGGGGACATGGGTGCTGAACACCGGTGCGCGCACCGACCCGCCCCGCCCGCGCGGCGTCCGCACGACGGCACGCCACAACCTGATGCCCGGCTCCCCGGACGTGTCGGAGTTCCCGCGCGCCGCGTGGCTGGCCTCCGCCCGGCGGGCGCTGACCGACGCGCCCAACGACGCGCTGTGGATGGGCGATCCGCGCGGCCGGCCGGAACTGCGCGAGGCGCTGGCCGGCTACCTCGGCCGCGTACGCGGCGTGCGCACCTCGCCGGAGACCGTCGTCATCTGCGCCGGGGTCCGGCATGCGATCGAACTGCTCACCCGCGTCCTCGGCCCTGCGCACCCGATCGCCGTCGAGGCGTACGGGCTGTTCCTCTTCCGCGACGCGATCAGCGCACTGGGCTCCTCCACGGTGCCCATCGGTCTGGACGACGACGGCGCGGTGGTCGCTGACCTCGACCGGTACGATGCCTCCGCCGTCCTGCTCACGCCCGCCCACCACAATCCGCACGGCATGCCGCTGCACCCGGCCCGCCGCACCGCCGCCGTCGAGTGGGCAGCGCGCCGCGGGGCCTACGTCCTCGAGGACGACTACGACGGCGAGTTCCGCTACGACCGCCAACCCGTAGGGGCGATGCAGCCCCTGGCCCCCGACCGCGTCGTCTACCTCGGCTCGGCCAGCAAGAGCCTGGCCCCGGCGTTGCGGCTGGGCTGGATGGCACTGCCCGACGACCTGGTGGAACCGGTGGTGGCGGCCGCGGGCGGCAACCAGTTCTTCGTCGACTCCCTCGCGCAGCTGACGATGGCCGACTTCGTCACCAGCGGCCGCTACGACCGCCACATCCGCCGGATGCGGATGCGCTACCGGCGCAGGCGCGACCGGCTCGTCGAGGCGCTCGCCCCGCTCGGCGTCGGCGTCCGCGGGCTCTCCGCCGGACTGAACCTGCTACTGACGCTGCCCGACGGCGCCGAGCGCGAGGTGCTGCAGCGGGCGGGCGGCGCGGGTATCGCACTGACCGGCCTGTCGGTCATGCGCCACCCCGCGGCCGGGCCCGATGTCGCGGACCCCGACGGCGTCATCGTCGGATTCGGCGCACCCGCCGAGCACGCGTTCGCCGGAGCCGTCGACGCACTGTGCGGCGTCCTGGAGGCCACGCTGCGCTGA
- a CDS encoding GtrA family protein → MSPQLSLTTQVWRFLLTGGFSAIVDFGLYVLLLEAGLHVNVAKTLSFIAGTTTAYLINRRWTFQAPPSRARFLAVCALYATTYAAQVGLNYVFFMAWEDKPWRVPVAFVIAQGTATVINFIVQRTVIFRLA, encoded by the coding sequence ATGTCGCCCCAGCTGTCGTTGACCACGCAGGTGTGGCGGTTCCTGCTCACCGGCGGGTTCTCCGCGATCGTCGACTTCGGGCTCTACGTGCTGCTGCTCGAAGCCGGTCTGCACGTCAACGTCGCCAAGACGCTCAGCTTCATCGCCGGCACCACGACCGCCTACCTGATCAACCGCCGGTGGACGTTCCAGGCCCCGCCGAGCCGGGCCCGTTTCCTCGCGGTGTGCGCGCTCTACGCCACCACGTACGCCGCGCAGGTCGGGCTCAACTACGTGTTCTTCATGGCGTGGGAAGACAAGCCGTGGCGGGTGCCGGTGGCGTTCGTGATCGCACAGGGTACGGCGACCGTGATCAACTTCATCGTGCAGCGCACGGTGATCTTCCGGCTGGCCTGA
- a CDS encoding type VII secretion target: protein MRTDLTDLGDKLRAAADVYDQQDAAGGAALDESVRYD, encoded by the coding sequence TTGCGCACCGATCTGACCGACCTCGGCGACAAGCTGCGCGCCGCCGCCGACGTCTACGACCAGCAGGACGCCGCGGGCGGTGCGGCACTCGACGAGTCGGTCCGCTACGACTGA